The following coding sequences are from one Fusobacteriaceae bacterium window:
- a CDS encoding protease modulator HflC, with translation MKKIVRLLAGLVLLSVIALFVAVTMVVITRENEFTLIRQLGKVERVIETPGISFRIPFIQQADKLPKEILLFDLAASDVITMDKKTMITDSYVLWKIDDPLKFAQNFNYNIGNAERIIEAVVYNAIKTVISSMNQNDVISSRDGELQEIIEKNISENTEKYGIVFLSIETKRLDLPADNKEAVYERMISERDRIATTYTAEGASEARFIQNTTDREINIRISGARAKAASIIAEGEGEYMRIMAEAYGDPSRYEFYRYMRSLEALKRSMQSGKKNNTVILPKDSPMAEIFMKRE, from the coding sequence ATGAAAAAAATCGTCAGATTGCTGGCGGGACTCGTGCTCCTTTCCGTCATCGCGCTCTTCGTGGCCGTGACCATGGTCGTCATCACCCGGGAAAACGAATTTACACTGATCCGGCAGTTGGGTAAGGTCGAGCGCGTCATTGAAACGCCCGGCATTTCGTTCCGGATCCCCTTTATCCAGCAGGCGGACAAACTGCCCAAGGAGATCCTCCTTTTCGATCTCGCGGCTTCGGACGTCATCACCATGGACAAGAAAACCATGATCACCGACAGCTACGTGCTCTGGAAGATCGACGACCCGCTTAAATTCGCCCAGAATTTCAACTACAACATCGGAAACGCCGAAAGAATCATTGAAGCCGTAGTCTACAACGCCATCAAGACCGTGATCAGCTCCATGAATCAGAACGACGTGATCAGCTCCCGGGACGGAGAGCTTCAGGAAATCATCGAAAAGAATATCAGTGAAAATACCGAAAAATACGGCATCGTCTTCCTTTCCATCGAGACGAAGCGCCTGGACCTGCCCGCAGACAACAAAGAGGCGGTCTACGAGCGCATGATCTCCGAACGGGACCGGATCGCGACGACCTACACGGCCGAAGGCGCCTCGGAGGCGCGCTTCATCCAGAACACCACGGACCGGGAGATCAATATCCGGATCTCGGGCGCCCGGGCAAAGGCCGCCTCCATCATCGCCGAAGGCGAAGGCGAATACATGCGGATCATGGCCGAAGCCTACGGGGACCCGAGCCGTTATGAGTTTTACCGCTATATGCGCTCTCTCGAGGCTCTCAAGCGGTCCATGCAGTCGGGAAAAAAGAACAATACCGTTATCCTGCCGAAGGATTCGCCCATGGCGGAAATCTTCATGAAGCGGGAGTAA
- the trxA gene encoding thioredoxin — translation MSVQAVTKDNFLEEVLKSDQTVLVDFWAEWCGPCKMMGPVVDALAEENKGKFKVYKVNIDDEPELAQEFRIMSIPTLAVFKGGKLAEKLIGVQPKEELLAAITK, via the coding sequence ATGAGTGTACAAGCGGTAACAAAGGACAATTTTCTGGAAGAAGTACTGAAAAGCGACCAGACGGTCCTCGTGGATTTCTGGGCGGAATGGTGCGGACCCTGCAAGATGATGGGACCCGTGGTGGACGCCCTGGCGGAAGAAAACAAAGGAAAATTCAAGGTGTATAAGGTGAATATTGACGACGAACCCGAGCTGGCCCAGGAATTCCGGATCATGTCCATTCCGACCCTGGCGGTCTTCAAAGGGGGGAAACTCGCCGAAAAGCTGATCGGCGTGCAGCCCAAGGAAGAGCTGCTTGCCGCCATCACGAAATAG
- a CDS encoding DMT family transporter, with protein MTRTWVVTVLASFACILWGSAFSVIKIGYQMLGIATSDTFSQIVFAGARFVLAGFLTIFFASLFRRRLLLPTRAIAPKIAVISFFQTILQYLCFYVGVAHTTGVKSSLINSLNAFISILIATLVFRLEKLTLKKVAGGLVSFAGVLIVTLSGKSMGGGLSLLGDGLVFCSGIAYGLSSNLIKIYNRDADTDPVLISGWQFIFGGLVMIAVGLMTGGRLRFQGSGAIPALLYLGSVSAVAYTIWAILLKYNSVSRISIFSFVTPLGGVVLSGILLGEFGQILNPGAILAIVLVCLGIVIINKK; from the coding sequence TTGACGCGGACCTGGGTCGTGACGGTCCTCGCGTCTTTCGCCTGCATCCTCTGGGGCAGCGCCTTTTCCGTAATCAAGATCGGCTACCAAATGCTGGGGATCGCGACCTCGGACACATTTTCCCAGATCGTATTCGCCGGAGCGCGCTTTGTGCTCGCGGGCTTCCTGACGATATTTTTCGCAAGCCTCTTCCGAAGGCGGCTGTTGTTGCCGACGAGGGCCATTGCGCCCAAGATCGCCGTGATTTCCTTTTTCCAGACGATCCTGCAATATCTGTGCTTTTACGTGGGCGTCGCCCATACGACGGGCGTCAAGAGTTCCCTGATCAATTCGCTGAACGCTTTTATCTCCATCCTCATAGCGACGCTGGTTTTCCGTCTCGAAAAACTGACGCTGAAAAAAGTCGCGGGAGGCCTGGTGAGCTTCGCGGGCGTATTGATCGTGACCCTGAGCGGCAAAAGCATGGGCGGCGGGCTGTCTCTTCTGGGAGACGGGCTCGTCTTCTGTTCGGGCATCGCCTACGGATTATCGTCAAATTTAATCAAGATTTACAACAGGGACGCCGACACGGATCCGGTACTGATCAGCGGCTGGCAGTTCATCTTCGGGGGCCTCGTCATGATCGCCGTCGGGCTCATGACCGGAGGGCGCCTGCGTTTTCAGGGAAGCGGCGCGATTCCTGCCCTTCTGTATCTCGGTTCCGTTTCCGCCGTGGCCTATACGATCTGGGCGATCCTGCTCAAATACAACTCCGTCTCGCGGATTTCCATTTTTTCCTTTGTGACGCCGCTGGGCGGCGTGGTCCTCTCGGGGATTCTTCTGGGCGAATTTGGCCAGATCCTCAACCCCGGGGCCATTCTGGCCATTGTCCTCGTCTGCCTCGGCATTGTGATCATCAATAAAAAATAA
- a CDS encoding sodium-translocating pyrophosphatase, which yields MQHELVILGVIGGIVALVAALYFAKKVMRFSINIPAVADITEAIRDGAMAFLAAEYKTLLWFVVLVAALLGILINVKVSVTFVAGALTSAAAGNIGMRIATRANGRTAIAANEGGLARALDVAFAGGAVMGLSVVGLGMLLLSIFLIIYDFDMEIITGFGMGASSIALFARVGGGIYTKAADVGADLVGKVEAGIPEDDPRNPATIADNVGDNVGDVAGMGADLFESYVGSIIAAMTLGWTIWRRAGGADGGNFGFIYAPVLIAAFGIFGSILATLTVRTSDPAKVYVKLENATRIAGLLSVAGAWIVVRGLGLPLGIFWAIVAGLAAGIIIAYFTGRYTDTGRRSVNKIAEAAKTGPATTIIEGLAVGMESTVAPILVIALVIVVAYRVSGGAEAYGLYGIAVAAVGMLASTGMVVAVDAYGPVADNAGGIAQMSNMRPEVRETTDMLDAVGNSTAAVGKGFAIGSAALTALSLFAAYQEAVEATGTKISLLISNPHVVAGLFTGGMLTFLFSALTMTAVGRAAMKMVYEVRRQFREIPGIMEGKAKPDYKRCVAISTRSALKEMIFPGLLAVVAPVVMGIYSVEALGGMLAGSLVTGVLFAIMMANSGGAWDNAKKQVESGIYEDGKGSERHKATIVGDTVGDPFKDTAGPSLNILIKLMSIVSLVLVPFFTKFC from the coding sequence CTTTATTTTGCGAAGAAAGTTATGCGGTTCAGCATCAATATACCGGCGGTGGCGGATATTACGGAAGCGATCCGGGACGGGGCCATGGCCTTCCTGGCGGCGGAGTACAAGACGCTTTTGTGGTTCGTCGTGCTGGTGGCGGCGCTTTTGGGAATTCTCATCAACGTCAAAGTGTCGGTGACGTTTGTGGCCGGGGCTCTGACCTCGGCGGCGGCGGGCAATATCGGCATGCGGATTGCCACCCGGGCCAACGGGCGGACGGCCATCGCGGCCAATGAGGGGGGCCTTGCCCGGGCGCTGGACGTGGCCTTCGCGGGGGGCGCGGTTATGGGCCTTTCCGTTGTCGGCCTCGGCATGCTCCTGTTGTCGATCTTTTTAATTATCTACGATTTTGATATGGAAATCATTACGGGCTTCGGCATGGGCGCCTCGAGCATCGCACTCTTCGCCCGGGTCGGCGGCGGCATCTATACCAAGGCGGCCGACGTCGGCGCGGATCTTGTGGGAAAAGTGGAAGCGGGCATCCCCGAAGACGATCCCCGGAATCCCGCCACCATCGCCGATAACGTCGGCGACAACGTCGGCGACGTGGCCGGCATGGGCGCGGACTTGTTCGAGTCCTATGTGGGTTCCATCATCGCGGCCATGACCCTGGGCTGGACGATCTGGCGGCGGGCCGGAGGGGCCGACGGCGGCAATTTCGGCTTCATTTACGCGCCGGTTTTGATCGCGGCCTTCGGGATCTTCGGATCCATTCTGGCGACCTTGACCGTAAGGACTTCGGATCCCGCCAAGGTCTATGTGAAGCTGGAAAACGCGACCCGGATCGCGGGCCTGTTGTCCGTAGCGGGCGCCTGGATCGTCGTACGGGGTCTGGGGCTGCCTTTGGGCATCTTCTGGGCCATCGTGGCGGGTCTCGCCGCGGGCATCATCATCGCCTATTTTACGGGGCGCTATACGGATACGGGGCGGCGCTCGGTCAATAAAATCGCCGAGGCGGCCAAAACCGGACCGGCCACGACGATAATCGAAGGACTCGCCGTGGGCATGGAATCCACGGTCGCGCCTATCCTCGTCATTGCCCTCGTAATTGTCGTGGCTTATCGCGTATCGGGCGGGGCGGAGGCCTACGGGCTGTACGGAATCGCCGTCGCCGCCGTGGGCATGCTGGCCAGCACCGGCATGGTCGTCGCCGTGGACGCCTACGGGCCCGTGGCCGACAACGCCGGCGGCATCGCCCAGATGTCCAATATGCGGCCCGAAGTCCGGGAGACGACCGATATGCTGGACGCCGTGGGAAACTCCACGGCCGCCGTCGGAAAGGGTTTTGCCATCGGATCGGCCGCTTTGACTGCCCTTTCGCTCTTCGCGGCCTATCAGGAAGCCGTGGAAGCCACGGGGACGAAGATTTCACTTTTGATCTCCAATCCCCACGTCGTCGCGGGGCTCTTTACGGGCGGCATGCTGACCTTTCTCTTTTCGGCCTTGACCATGACCGCCGTGGGCCGGGCCGCCATGAAAATGGTCTATGAAGTGAGACGGCAGTTCCGGGAGATTCCCGGCATCATGGAAGGAAAGGCCAAGCCCGACTACAAGCGCTGCGTGGCGATCTCTACCCGGTCTGCCCTGAAAGAAATGATTTTCCCGGGTCTGCTGGCCGTGGTGGCCCCTGTGGTCATGGGCATCTACTCGGTGGAGGCCCTGGGCGGTATGCTGGCGGGTTCCCTCGTGACCGGCGTCTTGTTCGCCATCATGATGGCCAACTCCGGCGGCGCTTGGGACAACGCGAAAAAACAGGTGGAAAGCGGAATCTATGAAGACGGGAAAGGCTCCGAACGGCACAAGGCCACCATCGTCGGCGACACCGTCGGAGACCCCTTCAAGGATACGGCGGGACCCTCGCTGAACATCCTGATCAAGTTGATGTCCATTGTTTCTCTCGTGCTGGTTCCCTTTTTCACGAAGTTTTGTTAG
- a CDS encoding gamma-glutamyl-gamma-aminobutyrate hydrolase family protein, with amino-acid sequence MKPVIGITMSREKKDPGYFIKQHYGYISSVERAGGLPVLIPLSGDIDYLREFMTAVNMKGLIIAGGEDVHPFAYGEDTSVNVHYTDPLRDETEFAVLAIARERKMPVFGICRGLQLINVAYGGTLYQHIDAELPGALGHHPAQYERHGLAHKILIEKDSFLYPIFAGEDGEKAEIAVNSVHHQGVKDFASDVLRAVARSRDGLIEAFEHKDMDGHFLFAVQWHPEGLSHLDPKQLEIFKRFIERTSAQN; translated from the coding sequence ATGAAACCGGTTATCGGCATTACCATGTCCCGGGAAAAGAAAGACCCCGGTTACTTCATCAAACAACATTACGGCTACATCTCCTCCGTCGAACGGGCGGGAGGCCTGCCGGTCCTGATCCCCCTCAGCGGGGACATCGATTATCTGCGGGAATTTATGACGGCCGTCAACATGAAGGGCCTCATCATCGCGGGCGGGGAGGACGTCCATCCCTTTGCCTACGGCGAAGATACCTCGGTCAATGTCCACTATACGGATCCGCTGCGGGATGAGACGGAATTCGCGGTCCTCGCCATCGCGCGGGAGCGGAAAATGCCGGTATTCGGCATCTGCCGCGGCTTGCAGCTCATCAACGTCGCCTACGGCGGGACGCTCTACCAGCATATTGACGCGGAACTCCCGGGCGCCCTGGGCCACCATCCGGCCCAATATGAACGCCACGGCCTCGCGCACAAAATCCTGATCGAAAAGGATTCCTTCCTTTACCCCATTTTTGCTGGGGAGGACGGGGAAAAGGCGGAAATCGCCGTCAACTCCGTCCACCACCAAGGCGTCAAGGACTTCGCCTCCGACGTCCTCAGGGCCGTGGCCCGGTCCCGGGACGGACTCATCGAGGCCTTTGAACATAAAGATATGGACGGGCATTTTCTCTTCGCGGTGCAATGGCACCCCGAGGGACTTTCCCATCTTGATCCGAAACAGCTGGAGATCTTCAAACGTTTTATTGAAAGAACCTCGGCGCAAAACTGA
- the hflK gene encoding FtsH protease activity modulator HflK, giving the protein MKIARRPLSDILNELAPKLNKGVLIGVLLAILVLFGTGSYYQIQEQEQAVLVTLGKARAVTTSGLHFKIPLIQRVIKVDTTIKRFAIGYNERTNESREEESLMITRDYNFVNVDFFVEYRVSDPVKALYASREPVAILKTIAQGCIRTTIGGKDVDSVLTTGKGPIQAAIRAAILKKLAQFDIGLQLINITIQDAAPPTAKVMESFKQVETAKQSKETAIHNANKYRNARLPEAEAEIDRILQEAESSKARRINEANAQVATFNAMYEEYKKNPQMTRERMYYETMEEVLPNLKVIVDGTGRVNTMLPLESFQQQGGE; this is encoded by the coding sequence ATGAAAATAGCCAGGAGACCCCTCTCCGACATACTGAATGAATTGGCGCCGAAACTGAACAAAGGGGTTTTGATCGGCGTACTGCTGGCAATCCTCGTTCTTTTCGGAACCGGTTCCTATTACCAGATCCAGGAACAGGAACAGGCCGTCCTCGTGACGCTGGGCAAGGCCCGGGCCGTGACGACTTCGGGGCTGCATTTCAAGATTCCGCTGATCCAGCGCGTCATCAAAGTGGACACGACGATCAAGCGCTTCGCCATCGGTTACAACGAACGGACCAACGAGAGTCGTGAAGAGGAATCCCTGATGATCACCAGAGATTATAATTTTGTAAACGTCGACTTCTTTGTGGAATACCGCGTATCGGACCCCGTCAAGGCCCTCTACGCCTCCAGGGAGCCCGTTGCCATTTTGAAGACCATCGCCCAGGGCTGCATCCGCACCACCATCGGCGGCAAAGACGTGGATTCGGTCTTGACGACCGGAAAAGGCCCCATCCAGGCGGCCATCCGGGCGGCCATCCTGAAAAAGCTCGCGCAATTCGATATCGGGCTTCAGCTGATCAATATCACGATCCAGGACGCGGCGCCCCCGACGGCCAAGGTCATGGAATCCTTTAAGCAAGTGGAAACCGCCAAGCAGAGCAAGGAAACGGCCATTCACAACGCCAACAAATACCGGAACGCAAGGCTCCCCGAAGCCGAGGCGGAAATCGACCGGATTCTCCAGGAAGCGGAATCCTCAAAGGCCCGCCGGATCAATGAAGCCAACGCTCAGGTGGCCACGTTCAACGCCATGTACGAGGAATACAAAAAAAATCCCCAGATGACCAGGGAGCGCATGTACTACGAGACCATGGAGGAAGTCCTCCCGAACCTCAAAGTAATCGTCGACGGGACCGGCAGGGTCAATACCATGCTGCCCCTCGAATCCTTTCAACAGCAGGGGGGTGAGTGA
- a CDS encoding PBP1A family penicillin-binding protein — MKLPLKKIVAALLGAAFAACLLGGAAGLVIFQKYKREMPEIADLIENYSPSLPTRIYDRNGELIDTIYVESRDVARIREIPEITKNAFLAIEDKQFYTHHGLHFKRLVGALLANLKAGRTVQGASSITQQLTKNAFLSQERTLTRKIKEAILTFEIERRYTKDEILEKYLNEVNFGSGLYGIKTAAKQYFRKDLNELNVAESALLACIPNRPERYNPRRHLDAAVTRAKRIMAAMRADGRITEAQYQDAIAHEFINADKLPEEFTAGRNVTVIYDREGSSSIHYPDFTNLVTDFLLDKFPGEDVYSGGLTVRTTLDLKMQQEAKKAFDGYELFQKRKNLDGALVTVDPVNGHVITIVGGRNFKSGNFNRATMAKRQVGSSFKPFLYFTAIHYGFETTTVIEDSFFSQGTWTPKNFGNTYLDNVTLQNALDRSLNIVSIKLLKAVGIKALQETAKLVNPDIRVPDNLTAALGSFEATPLQMATGYAVFANGGYVVDPIFVTAVEDKNGNTIYSEEIRQEKTFDSTETSIVTSMLVSSVRSGSSARAAVTTKDKKPIAQGGKTGTTNENRTVWFVGITPEYVTAIYVGRDDNGPVADITGGTGAAPLWRNYYKKIIDDGLYLPGEFSFLDNHLKNGDLLLQRIDPVTGLLSDSGKEYVVRETGMQIESDVKYARGIAGVLGFNTDITDEEGGPRLPGEEENGGVGAEDDPTYGEILERQ; from the coding sequence TTGAAACTGCCTTTGAAAAAAATCGTCGCCGCTCTTTTGGGGGCCGCTTTCGCCGCTTGTCTCTTGGGCGGCGCGGCCGGACTTGTTATTTTCCAAAAATATAAACGCGAAATGCCCGAAATAGCCGATCTCATCGAAAACTACTCGCCTTCGCTCCCGACCCGGATCTACGACCGGAACGGCGAGCTCATCGACACGATTTACGTCGAATCCCGGGACGTGGCCCGGATCCGGGAAATCCCCGAAATCACGAAAAACGCCTTTCTGGCCATTGAAGACAAACAGTTTTACACCCATCACGGCCTGCATTTCAAACGACTCGTCGGGGCCCTTTTGGCCAACCTCAAGGCCGGGCGTACCGTGCAGGGCGCGAGCTCCATTACCCAGCAGTTGACGAAAAACGCCTTCCTTTCCCAGGAACGGACGCTGACTCGCAAGATCAAAGAGGCCATCCTGACCTTCGAGATCGAGCGGCGCTATACCAAAGACGAGATCCTCGAAAAATACCTGAACGAAGTCAATTTCGGCTCGGGTCTCTACGGCATCAAGACCGCGGCGAAACAGTATTTTCGCAAGGACCTGAACGAGCTCAACGTGGCGGAATCGGCCCTTCTGGCCTGCATCCCCAACCGGCCCGAGCGCTACAACCCCCGTCGGCATCTGGACGCGGCGGTAACCCGGGCAAAACGGATCATGGCAGCCATGCGCGCCGACGGGCGCATTACGGAAGCCCAGTATCAGGACGCTATCGCCCATGAATTCATCAACGCGGACAAACTCCCTGAAGAGTTCACGGCCGGCCGGAACGTCACCGTGATCTACGACAGGGAAGGCTCGTCCTCAATCCATTATCCGGACTTCACCAATCTCGTGACGGATTTCCTCCTGGACAAATTTCCCGGAGAGGACGTCTACAGCGGCGGCCTCACGGTCCGGACGACCCTTGATCTCAAAATGCAGCAGGAAGCGAAAAAAGCCTTTGACGGCTATGAGCTCTTCCAAAAGAGAAAAAACCTCGACGGGGCCCTTGTGACCGTCGATCCCGTCAACGGCCACGTGATCACGATCGTGGGCGGCCGGAACTTCAAATCCGGAAATTTCAACCGGGCCACCATGGCAAAGCGGCAGGTGGGCTCGTCCTTCAAGCCCTTCCTCTATTTCACGGCGATCCACTACGGCTTTGAGACGACGACCGTCATTGAGGACAGCTTCTTTTCCCAGGGAACCTGGACGCCCAAAAATTTCGGCAATACGTACCTGGATAACGTCACGCTGCAAAACGCGCTGGACCGCTCGCTCAACATCGTTTCGATCAAGCTCCTCAAAGCCGTGGGCATAAAGGCCCTGCAGGAAACGGCAAAGCTCGTCAACCCCGACATCCGCGTCCCCGACAACCTGACGGCGGCCCTGGGTTCCTTTGAAGCCACGCCGCTCCAGATGGCCACGGGCTACGCGGTCTTCGCCAACGGCGGCTATGTGGTGGATCCGATCTTCGTGACGGCCGTGGAGGACAAGAACGGCAATACGATCTATAGCGAGGAAATCCGGCAGGAAAAGACCTTTGACAGCACGGAAACCAGCATCGTGACCTCCATGCTCGTGAGTTCCGTCCGAAGCGGCAGTTCGGCCCGGGCGGCCGTTACGACCAAGGACAAAAAGCCCATCGCCCAGGGCGGCAAGACCGGAACGACCAATGAAAACCGCACCGTATGGTTTGTGGGAATTACGCCCGAGTACGTGACGGCCATCTACGTGGGCCGGGACGACAACGGACCCGTGGCCGACATCACCGGCGGCACGGGGGCGGCGCCGCTCTGGCGCAATTATTACAAGAAAATCATCGACGACGGCCTCTATCTGCCCGGGGAATTTTCCTTCCTCGACAACCACCTGAAAAACGGGGATCTGCTGTTGCAACGGATCGACCCCGTGACGGGACTGCTGTCCGATTCCGGCAAGGAATACGTCGTGCGTGAAACGGGCATGCAGATCGAGAGCGACGTCAAATACGCCAGGGGCATAGCGGGCGTATTGGGCTTCAATACGGACATTACCGATGAAGAAGGGGGGCCCCGGCTGCCCGGGGAAGAAGAGAACGGAGGCGTCGGCGCCGAAGACGACCCGACCTACGGCGAGATTCTTGAAAGACAATAA
- a CDS encoding LysE family transporter, whose protein sequence is MWLLFIKGIITGLLLSIPFGPVGIYCMEKTLSEGRMKGFTAAMGMVTSDLFYTALGFFFLDQVDTWILRYELYFKFIVGFLLILVSFGKLKKRREMKHIETSPAGYIKSYTTTFAIALGNLQNFFTIWLIFSTLRVYADVHRGWIVMLMAGVLTGGAAEWTFITLGLTHWKKFVSKENLLKVTRIMGILIFGFGLFILSMAVKQLVALRCVNLFRRLIPHFSLLSLRT, encoded by the coding sequence TTGTGGCTGCTCTTTATCAAAGGCATCATCACGGGGCTTCTGCTCTCCATTCCCTTTGGTCCCGTAGGGATTTACTGCATGGAAAAAACGCTCTCTGAAGGGCGTATGAAGGGCTTCACCGCCGCAATGGGCATGGTGACCAGCGACTTGTTTTACACGGCGCTCGGGTTCTTTTTTCTGGACCAGGTCGACACCTGGATCCTCCGCTATGAGCTGTATTTCAAATTTATCGTGGGTTTTCTGCTGATCCTCGTTTCCTTCGGCAAACTCAAAAAACGGCGGGAAATGAAGCATATCGAGACCTCTCCGGCCGGGTACATCAAGAGTTACACGACGACCTTCGCCATCGCCCTGGGGAATTTGCAGAATTTTTTCACGATCTGGCTGATTTTTTCAACGCTTCGGGTCTATGCCGACGTGCACCGGGGCTGGATCGTCATGCTCATGGCCGGCGTCCTCACGGGCGGCGCCGCCGAATGGACCTTTATCACGCTGGGGCTCACCCACTGGAAAAAATTCGTCTCCAAGGAAAATCTGCTCAAAGTCACGCGGATCATGGGCATTCTGATTTTCGGCTTCGGCCTGTTCATCCTTTCCATGGCCGTAAAGCAACTGGTCGCCCTGCGTTGCGTGAACCTGTTCCGGCGTCTGATCCCCCATTTTTCCCTGCTGTCGCTCAGAACGTAA